Genomic window (Blastocatellia bacterium):
CAAGCGGGGTTCCTACCTCTACTTCCCGGAGGAAGCGGCGGAATATGTCTATCTCGTGCGCGCGGGAAGGATTCGGCTGATGCGACTCGAAGGTAATGAAGAAACCACAGTGGCTTTTCTCACTGGTGGGGATGTCTTCGGCGAACTGTCGAAGGAAGGTCACCTGGCGACCGATGCGCTTGAGGTCATCGAGGACGTCGTCATCCGAACGCTCGAGCGGCGCCCGTTCGATCAGTTGATCATGACGCCTCCGATCCGGGAGCTGAAGGCCGTACTCATGGGCGAGACCGACCGCCTGACCGTCACCATTCCCCTGGCGGAGGTGATAGAAACAACTCCGCTCGAGCGCGTCTCTCGCTTGATCCTCAAGCTCACCGATGACGTGGGAGTTCCTCGCCTCGATGGGAATATCGAGATTCCTTTCAAACTGACGGCAGAATCGCTGATTCATCTCACCGGGCTGTCGGAGGCAAGCGTCTCGGATGTTCTG
Coding sequences:
- a CDS encoding Crp/Fnr family transcriptional regulator, whose protein sequence is MMRLTSVWYVKTGPVLGELGEDVLAPFSHVDIIKRGSYLYFPEEAAEYVYLVRAGRIRLMRLEGNEETTVAFLTGGDVFGELSKEGHLATDALEVIEDVVIRTLERRPFDQLIMTPPIRELKAVLMGETDRLTVTIPLAEVIETTPLERVSRLILKLTDDVGVPRLDGNIEIPFKLTAESLIHLTGLSEASVSDVLSRLISDHLIEIAGRRIIVRNRKELTKVAARSGTPS